In a genomic window of Occallatibacter riparius:
- a CDS encoding NAD(P)H-dependent oxidoreductase, translating to MGTHATATEIRCKGSPMSVDDVNLLVVFYSRGGETERLAVWIAEGAVQAGASIKLRRARDIAPEERIAADAAWQKARGRMHQEYAAPRPADAEWADVIAFGTPAAPGVTSPELGAYLEWLAARGTLKARIGGAFASRLESSLGSAALADLQAALLREGMSVMATPLSRSGESDGGYERSHDQGRCLVELARAAKRARNF from the coding sequence GTGGGTACCCACGCTACTGCAACAGAGATCCGATGCAAAGGATCGCCAATGTCCGTGGATGATGTGAACCTCCTGGTGGTGTTCTACTCGCGCGGGGGTGAAACCGAGCGTCTGGCCGTATGGATTGCCGAGGGAGCTGTGCAGGCGGGTGCCAGTATCAAGCTGCGCCGGGCGCGGGATATCGCTCCGGAGGAGCGGATCGCGGCAGACGCGGCATGGCAGAAGGCCCGCGGCCGCATGCACCAGGAGTACGCCGCGCCAAGGCCGGCTGATGCGGAGTGGGCAGATGTAATCGCCTTCGGTACTCCGGCCGCCCCGGGTGTCACCTCCCCGGAACTGGGTGCCTATCTGGAATGGCTTGCGGCGCGAGGTACGCTGAAGGCCCGCATCGGCGGTGCCTTTGCATCCCGACTCGAGAGTTCTCTTGGGAGCGCGGCGTTAGCGGATTTACAGGCGGCGTTGCTGCGCGAAGGGATGTCAGTGATGGCTACGCCGCTGTCGCGTTCGGGAGAAAGCGATGGTGGCTACGAACGCAGCCACGACCAAGGCCGGTGTCTCGTCGAACTTGCCCGGGCCGCCAAGCGGGCCCGCAACTTCTAA
- a CDS encoding FAD-binding and (Fe-S)-binding domain-containing protein, whose product MEKLLSVDPTRIGRPDVPPCSDAIDESLLDGTPARLKSDLVELLGEDLVRHRITDLVRYASDASPYRYVPKVIVQPRNVDHIASLFAYCVRNGRHATFRAGGTSLNGQSQGDDILIDVRQHWSGWGVEDNGKRIRCNVGTTLLRINEALKPYGRRMGPDPASLNAATIGGVLANNAGGMRCTPAIDSYHSIVGMKIVLTTGTIIDTEDPNAEGQFARSEPLMAAGLMRIREEILADQALSDRIVRKYTIRNTNGYAMHAFLDGKTPVEILRRLMVGSEGTLGFVAEATFTTYRLPKRTMVAWLPFETLDDAVAQVEKIVALGASAVELMVGSMMTAAAKVMEGTPAYWRNVDEKNAVLLVEFGLDTDKELEDIERKVDEGLSAVNLLQPLEFIRQEEAVELAWHIRDGLLGFVGVARPQGTSLVIEDVCFPPQQLAAATHDLTNLLAKYGYQPVAAGHAAYGNLHFTMLTQFSEEESRQRYDGFMRELVELVVEKYDGSLKAEHGTGINMAPFVRREWGDKLTDLMWDVKNLLDPHGILAPNVLLSHDPLIHLKNLKSSPAIEDVHFASHCIECGFCEPVCPSRNVTVTPRQRIVLRREMARQPEWSKLLTKLQHEYEYDAIETCAVDGTCADACPMGINTGALMKHLRKMEHSSTAEAVALDIAQNWGEVERLARLGVKAADILQGITSPHLLTVLTDVVRSAVSKDLVPSVAGPMPHAAPAELPKTQQQGAAAVYFPACINRIFGRDNSKPAFPALPDVFVKISARAGKPLWIPDDVRGLCCSTPWSSKGYKQGQTWMSEQMCDALWRWSDGGKRPVVVDAASCTLGLKEDILEHLDDERREKLKRVTIIDSIAWCRDLLPALNIVRQIPEIVVHPTCSTTHLGLNESLLEISRALADHASVPLGTTCCGTAGDRGLLHPELIHSATRDTLIQIQRSSADTCFVSANRTCELGMRQTTGRLYESFIFALEEATRVTN is encoded by the coding sequence ATGGAAAAGCTATTATCCGTCGACCCAACACGAATCGGACGCCCAGACGTTCCACCATGCTCGGACGCTATAGATGAAAGCCTGCTTGACGGAACTCCTGCGCGACTCAAGAGCGACCTCGTGGAACTACTGGGCGAAGATCTTGTGCGACACCGCATCACCGATTTGGTGCGCTACGCCTCGGATGCGAGCCCATATCGCTATGTGCCCAAAGTCATCGTGCAGCCAAGGAACGTGGATCACATCGCGTCCCTTTTTGCGTACTGCGTTCGGAATGGTCGTCATGCCACCTTTCGTGCGGGTGGCACAAGCCTCAACGGCCAGTCGCAGGGCGACGATATCTTGATCGACGTACGCCAACACTGGAGCGGGTGGGGGGTAGAAGACAACGGCAAACGCATCAGGTGCAACGTAGGCACTACTCTGCTTCGCATTAACGAGGCACTCAAACCGTACGGCCGCCGAATGGGTCCAGATCCCGCCAGTTTGAACGCTGCTACTATCGGCGGAGTCCTGGCCAACAACGCCGGGGGAATGCGATGCACCCCGGCCATCGACTCATACCATTCCATTGTCGGCATGAAGATCGTTCTCACTACCGGAACCATCATCGATACAGAAGATCCCAACGCTGAAGGACAGTTCGCTCGCTCCGAACCGCTGATGGCCGCAGGCCTCATGAGGATTCGTGAAGAGATTCTTGCCGATCAAGCCCTGTCCGATCGCATCGTTCGTAAATACACGATCCGAAACACCAATGGCTATGCCATGCACGCGTTCTTGGACGGCAAAACTCCGGTAGAAATCCTGCGGCGCCTCATGGTGGGATCGGAAGGCACACTCGGTTTCGTTGCTGAGGCTACTTTCACGACCTATCGTTTACCGAAGCGCACAATGGTCGCTTGGCTGCCGTTTGAAACACTCGATGACGCTGTCGCTCAGGTAGAAAAGATCGTCGCACTAGGTGCGTCTGCGGTGGAGCTGATGGTTGGTTCAATGATGACGGCGGCTGCGAAGGTGATGGAGGGAACGCCTGCCTATTGGAGGAACGTAGACGAGAAGAACGCGGTCTTGCTTGTCGAGTTTGGCCTGGACACAGACAAAGAGTTGGAAGATATTGAGCGTAAGGTGGACGAGGGCCTTAGCGCAGTAAACCTTTTGCAGCCGCTCGAATTCATTCGACAGGAGGAAGCCGTTGAGCTCGCGTGGCACATTCGGGATGGTCTTCTTGGCTTTGTTGGCGTCGCTCGTCCTCAGGGCACCAGCCTCGTCATCGAAGATGTCTGTTTCCCTCCACAGCAACTTGCGGCCGCGACGCACGATCTTACCAACCTGCTCGCCAAATATGGATATCAGCCTGTGGCGGCTGGACACGCCGCATACGGCAATCTCCACTTCACCATGCTTACCCAGTTCAGCGAGGAAGAGAGTCGCCAGCGCTATGACGGGTTCATGCGTGAGCTTGTAGAGCTTGTCGTAGAGAAATACGATGGCTCCCTTAAGGCGGAACACGGTACCGGCATCAACATGGCTCCCTTCGTTCGAAGAGAGTGGGGCGATAAGCTTACCGATCTGATGTGGGATGTAAAAAACCTCCTTGATCCTCATGGCATCCTAGCGCCCAACGTCCTGCTCAGCCACGACCCCTTGATTCATCTTAAGAATCTCAAGTCCTCTCCTGCGATTGAGGACGTTCATTTTGCAAGTCATTGCATCGAGTGTGGTTTCTGCGAGCCCGTTTGTCCCAGCCGCAATGTCACTGTCACGCCTCGTCAACGCATCGTGTTGCGTCGGGAGATGGCGCGGCAGCCAGAATGGTCCAAGCTACTTACAAAGCTGCAGCATGAGTACGAGTACGACGCCATCGAGACCTGCGCGGTCGATGGCACCTGTGCCGATGCCTGCCCAATGGGTATCAACACCGGCGCGCTCATGAAACACCTTCGTAAGATGGAACACTCGAGCACGGCGGAAGCGGTTGCCTTGGATATCGCTCAGAACTGGGGCGAGGTAGAGCGGCTGGCGCGCCTCGGAGTAAAGGCTGCAGACATCCTCCAAGGCATAACGAGTCCACATCTACTTACAGTCCTCACGGATGTGGTGCGCAGTGCGGTCAGCAAAGATCTTGTCCCGAGCGTCGCCGGCCCTATGCCGCACGCGGCACCTGCGGAGTTGCCGAAAACACAGCAACAAGGTGCCGCCGCAGTCTACTTCCCAGCGTGCATCAATCGCATCTTCGGTCGGGACAATAGCAAACCGGCCTTTCCGGCGTTGCCGGACGTTTTCGTCAAGATTTCCGCTCGCGCTGGTAAGCCGCTCTGGATTCCAGACGACGTCCGCGGCCTTTGTTGCTCCACACCTTGGAGTTCCAAAGGCTACAAGCAAGGCCAGACGTGGATGTCGGAACAGATGTGCGACGCCCTCTGGCGTTGGAGTGATGGAGGTAAGCGTCCCGTCGTAGTGGACGCCGCGTCTTGTACACTCGGCCTCAAGGAAGACATCCTCGAGCACCTCGATGACGAGCGCAGGGAAAAACTAAAACGCGTCACCATCATCGATTCGATCGCCTGGTGCAGAGATCTGCTGCCGGCACTAAACATTGTCAGACAAATTCCCGAGATCGTCGTTCACCCCACTTGTTCCACAACACATCTTGGCCTGAACGAATCCCTGCTGGAAATATCGAGAGCTCTTGCCGACCACGCGTCCGTTCCTCTAGGAACCACATGCTGTGGCACCGCGGGGGATCGAGGCTTACTGCACCCGGAACTCATCCACTCAGCCACCCGCGATACTTTGATCCAGATTCAGAGATCAAGCGCAGACACCTGCTTTGTCTCGGCCAATCGCACGTGCGAATTAGGCATGCGACAGACGACTGGAAGACTCTACGAGTCCTTTATCTTTGCGCTAGAAGAAGCAACCCGCGTCACAAATTGA
- a CDS encoding YceI family protein, which yields MATTTSNPAALSTWKLDPAHSSAEFKVKHMMISNVKGSFHSLSGTLTEHPTDKTLSSIDATIDVSSITTCNAERDAHLKSADFLDVARYPAMTFSSSKVQPNGDSGYYVTGDLTIHGETHQQTFVVEGPTAPGKDPSGNTRIGLSATTRINRKDYGLSWNAALETGGILVGDDVNITIEAQFLKT from the coding sequence ATGGCAACCACCACTTCAAATCCCGCAGCTCTCAGTACCTGGAAACTCGATCCCGCTCACTCATCCGCCGAGTTCAAGGTGAAACACATGATGATCTCCAACGTTAAAGGCAGCTTCCACAGCCTCTCTGGAACTCTGACCGAACACCCCACCGACAAAACACTATCTAGTATCGACGCAACCATTGATGTCAGTTCCATCACCACCTGCAACGCCGAGCGCGACGCGCACCTCAAAAGCGCAGATTTCCTCGACGTCGCTCGTTACCCGGCTATGACTTTCAGCTCTTCGAAGGTCCAGCCAAACGGCGACAGCGGCTACTACGTCACCGGCGACCTCACAATTCACGGCGAGACCCACCAACAGACCTTCGTCGTCGAAGGCCCAACGGCTCCCGGCAAAGATCCCTCGGGCAACACCCGAATCGGCCTCTCCGCCACGACAAGAATCAATCGCAAGGACTATGGTCTGAGCTGGAATGCAGCCCTCGAGACCGGCGGCATTCTTGTCGGCGATGACGTGAACATCACTATCGAAGCCCAATTCCTCAAGACGTAA
- a CDS encoding RNA polymerase sigma factor, producing the protein MELQPSAMDPATLAAILFNLTNADEFSCDVAPGCDRRDTRGRSNTASEQGQLVHARATDEQLVCAAKSSDARAFEELSRRYLPTIRKKVFRILRNREDAEDVVQESLMNAYSHLASFRESCAFPTWISRIATNSALMLLRKRRVRAEVSIDQPVETDDGAKLRDTLHHALSSERTYATRQALGVLTKAINGLPSEYRSVLDLFHLQEKSLQEAADTLGLSIGSVKSRLFRARRILRSRLEARGVSVFDACY; encoded by the coding sequence ATGGAACTGCAGCCTTCAGCGATGGACCCCGCGACCCTGGCCGCGATTTTGTTCAACTTGACTAATGCCGACGAATTTTCGTGTGACGTTGCGCCTGGCTGCGATCGCCGCGACACGAGAGGTAGAAGCAACACCGCCAGCGAACAAGGGCAGCTTGTCCATGCGCGTGCAACAGACGAGCAGTTGGTCTGCGCCGCCAAATCTTCCGATGCGCGAGCGTTTGAAGAGTTGAGCAGGAGGTACCTCCCGACGATTCGCAAGAAGGTCTTCAGAATTTTGCGCAATCGCGAGGACGCTGAGGACGTGGTGCAGGAGAGCCTCATGAATGCTTACTCCCACCTAGCCAGTTTCAGGGAATCCTGTGCGTTCCCGACTTGGATTTCGAGAATTGCAACAAATTCTGCGCTGATGCTTCTCCGGAAGCGAAGAGTTCGCGCGGAAGTGTCGATTGATCAACCGGTCGAAACCGATGACGGAGCGAAGTTACGGGACACCCTGCATCACGCGCTAAGCAGTGAACGGACCTATGCGACGCGACAGGCACTGGGAGTATTGACCAAGGCGATAAATGGGCTTCCGTCCGAATATCGAAGTGTCCTGGACCTGTTCCATCTTCAGGAGAAGTCCCTTCAAGAGGCCGCCGACACTCTCGGACTTTCGATCGGTTCAGTAAAGTCGCGTCTCTTTCGAGCCAGGAGAATTCTGCGTTCCAGGCTAGAAGCGCGAGGCGTATCGGTGTTTGACGCTTGCTACTAG
- a CDS encoding pirin family protein, with protein sequence MLTFRKCNERGHAQHGWLDSYHTFSFADYYDPAHMGFRSLRVINEDRVAPGRGFGAHAHRDMEIISYVLSGSLAHKDSMGHQEMLGPNEVQRMSAGTGVVHSEFNGSETEPVHFLQIWIQPASTGTPSSYEQFKFDPAEKQGRLRLIASPIGGDGVARINQDAKIYVSVVEEGRELAYTLERERHAWLQVISGGVTVNGAELKTGDAVAASDEDELVIIGNDDMSEIMLFDLA encoded by the coding sequence ATGCTTACCTTCCGCAAATGCAACGAACGGGGCCATGCCCAGCACGGCTGGCTCGATAGTTATCACACCTTCTCCTTCGCCGATTACTACGATCCTGCGCACATGGGTTTCCGTAGCCTTCGTGTCATTAATGAGGATCGCGTGGCGCCGGGACGCGGATTTGGAGCTCATGCACACCGAGATATGGAGATCATCAGCTACGTGTTGTCGGGTTCGTTGGCGCACAAAGACAGCATGGGCCACCAGGAGATGCTGGGACCGAATGAGGTACAGCGAATGTCCGCCGGCACGGGCGTGGTGCACAGCGAATTCAACGGCTCAGAGACTGAGCCGGTGCACTTTCTGCAGATCTGGATCCAGCCGGCGAGCACGGGAACACCGTCAAGCTACGAGCAGTTCAAGTTTGATCCGGCGGAGAAGCAGGGGCGGCTGCGCTTGATTGCAAGCCCGATAGGCGGGGACGGTGTGGCGCGGATTAACCAGGACGCCAAAATCTACGTTTCGGTGGTGGAGGAGGGCCGCGAACTCGCATACACGCTCGAACGAGAGCGTCATGCTTGGCTCCAGGTGATTTCCGGCGGCGTAACGGTGAATGGTGCAGAACTGAAGACAGGTGATGCGGTAGCGGCAAGCGACGAAGACGAACTCGTCATCATCGGCAACGATGACATGAGTGAGATCATGCTGTTCGATCTGGCGTAA
- a CDS encoding ATP-binding protein, whose amino-acid sequence MTMFKNTSWPESSTCATQARHSSPFVEVRDTYPSDVAIISPLVDRLMEFVSRFRKGDNLAIELALREALANAIVHGNQEDPGKRVDVRCRCSMRGDVSITVQDEGEGFELDRVPDPTSPENQLRTSGRGVYLMKTLMDEVCFERKGTVVHMRKAFNGRSVSEKGSGMQRLVNLALTLGLLATSAFAQTSGSTDGSVHGDVFTVDGSGARTIVLAAKVSLEGPIHVEAESDGEGKFAFGIVPPGSYTIAALAPGMVGQQGVTVAAGNVSEIELEMKVAAVADSTTVTANAEANDAKESSAINTIGESALRNMPNLDERFNDLLPLVPGVVRGRNGQINMKGARSSQNGSLLNDADVTDPATGTSTLNIPIDVVSSVQIFSTPYDPEYGKFTGAVSNVETRPGNFSNFRFSAQNLLPRMRRVDGTIMGIAAATPRVTVSGPVVKDKIAFTQSLEYRYERAQVYSLPPLEAWTRSENLNSYTQIDANIRNKQTATASFAVFPQKLDYYGLNTFTPQESTPDLHQRGFEAYLQHRYITDSSDLLTSQVSIQQFDADLRPNSIAPYQMLVETTKGGFFNTQDRNTTRTEWAELYHSHPHHFLGSHELDAGATFARSSYDGRQEFRSVQVVGRDNYALERIDFGPTSNISVHQNEVAWFAGDKWSVSDRLAVDLGIRLDWDSVTGSVNAAPRAGFTLSLTGDGKTVLKGGAGFFYDRVPLNIPAFRDLPNRTVTELNSAGGAVSSTEYSNVLSSDLNSPRGEVWNVELNREITSGFLVRAGYLQRLTARAYFVNPVVFKPTGILELSNHGGDIYKELQVSGIYRLHHSTLNASYVHSRAYGDLNDINQFFGNDPVAVIQPNQRARLSFDAPNRFLAWGEIAVPWKVTVAPVLDVHSGFAYSTVNQYREFVGPRNEDRFPEFVSTDLQVWRRVHLPIREMHARIGAGAYNLFNRDNYRDVQNDVDSARFGEFFNGPARTFHGKFVLEF is encoded by the coding sequence ATGACGATGTTCAAAAACACGAGCTGGCCGGAATCATCCACCTGCGCAACGCAGGCTCGCCACTCCTCTCCGTTTGTCGAGGTACGAGACACCTACCCAAGCGACGTGGCGATTATCTCGCCATTAGTCGACCGACTGATGGAATTTGTCTCGAGATTCCGGAAAGGGGACAACCTCGCGATCGAGTTGGCGCTTCGTGAGGCACTTGCGAATGCCATCGTTCACGGCAACCAGGAAGACCCTGGAAAGCGCGTGGATGTGCGCTGCAGATGCAGCATGCGCGGAGATGTCTCGATCACGGTTCAGGATGAGGGAGAGGGTTTCGAACTCGATAGAGTACCTGACCCCACCTCCCCGGAGAATCAGCTGCGCACGTCGGGGCGGGGGGTCTATCTGATGAAGACCTTGATGGATGAAGTCTGCTTCGAGCGGAAGGGTACGGTTGTGCACATGCGCAAAGCATTCAACGGTCGCTCAGTCTCAGAAAAGGGAAGTGGAATGCAAAGGCTCGTGAATTTGGCGCTAACGCTCGGACTACTCGCTACGTCTGCATTCGCTCAAACCAGCGGATCAACAGACGGTAGCGTCCACGGCGATGTGTTTACGGTCGACGGAAGCGGCGCACGCACGATTGTGCTGGCCGCGAAGGTGTCACTGGAGGGTCCGATCCATGTTGAGGCGGAAAGCGACGGCGAAGGGAAGTTCGCGTTTGGCATCGTTCCGCCAGGCTCTTACACGATTGCCGCGCTAGCGCCCGGGATGGTTGGACAGCAGGGCGTTACGGTTGCGGCCGGCAATGTTTCGGAAATCGAACTTGAAATGAAGGTCGCTGCCGTTGCGGATTCAACTACGGTAACCGCGAACGCCGAAGCAAACGATGCAAAGGAGTCGTCCGCAATCAACACGATCGGCGAGTCGGCTCTCAGGAACATGCCTAATCTCGACGAACGGTTCAACGATCTGTTGCCTTTGGTTCCGGGCGTCGTTCGCGGTCGGAATGGCCAAATCAACATGAAGGGCGCGCGGTCATCCCAAAACGGCTCGCTTCTCAATGACGCTGATGTAACCGATCCGGCCACAGGGACTTCCACGCTCAATATCCCCATAGACGTGGTGTCGTCAGTGCAGATCTTCTCGACGCCCTACGACCCGGAGTATGGCAAATTCACTGGTGCGGTCTCGAATGTGGAGACACGGCCTGGCAACTTCAGCAACTTCCGGTTCTCTGCGCAGAACCTGCTTCCGCGCATGCGGCGAGTCGATGGGACAATCATGGGGATTGCCGCCGCGACCCCTCGAGTTACGGTCTCGGGCCCGGTTGTGAAGGACAAAATCGCATTCACGCAGTCGCTTGAATACCGTTATGAGCGGGCGCAGGTATACAGCTTGCCTCCGCTGGAAGCGTGGACGCGCTCGGAAAACCTCAACTCATACACGCAGATCGACGCCAACATCCGCAACAAGCAAACTGCGACTGCGTCGTTCGCGGTCTTTCCGCAAAAGCTCGACTACTACGGGCTGAACACATTTACGCCCCAAGAGAGCACACCTGACCTGCATCAGCGCGGATTTGAGGCATATCTTCAGCACCGTTATATTACCGATTCGAGCGACCTGCTCACCTCGCAAGTGAGTATTCAACAATTTGACGCTGACCTGCGACCGAACAGCATTGCGCCTTATCAGATGCTGGTGGAAACCACCAAGGGCGGCTTCTTCAACACTCAGGACCGTAATACAACGCGTACAGAGTGGGCAGAGCTCTATCACTCTCACCCCCATCATTTTCTCGGATCGCACGAACTCGATGCGGGCGCAACCTTCGCGCGGAGTTCCTACGACGGCCGCCAGGAGTTTCGATCAGTGCAGGTTGTCGGGCGTGATAACTACGCGCTGGAACGAATCGACTTCGGGCCAACGTCGAATATCTCCGTTCACCAGAATGAGGTGGCGTGGTTCGCCGGCGACAAGTGGTCTGTGTCAGACCGCCTGGCGGTTGATCTGGGGATCAGGCTTGATTGGGACTCCGTGACAGGTTCGGTAAATGCCGCTCCTCGGGCAGGGTTCACCCTTTCCCTGACGGGCGACGGCAAAACTGTGCTCAAGGGGGGAGCAGGATTCTTCTATGACCGCGTTCCGCTCAACATTCCGGCGTTTCGCGATCTACCGAACCGAACAGTAACTGAGCTAAATTCCGCCGGTGGGGCTGTCAGTTCGACAGAGTACTCGAATGTTCTCTCGAGCGACTTGAACAGTCCGCGCGGCGAAGTATGGAACGTGGAGTTGAATCGTGAAATCACAAGCGGGTTCCTGGTACGCGCCGGTTATCTGCAACGCCTGACAGCGCGCGCGTATTTCGTCAACCCCGTTGTATTCAAACCGACCGGAATCCTGGAGTTATCGAATCACGGAGGTGACATCTACAAGGAATTGCAAGTATCGGGGATCTATCGACTTCACCACAGCACGTTGAACGCTTCCTATGTTCATTCTCGAGCGTATGGCGACCTGAACGACATCAACCAGTTTTTCGGGAACGACCCTGTGGCGGTAATTCAACCCAATCAGCGCGCCCGTCTGAGCTTCGATGCGCCGAATCGCTTCCTCGCCTGGGGAGAGATTGCCGTCCCGTGGAAAGTGACGGTTGCGCCGGTGCTCGATGTTCATAGCGGGTTCGCGTACTCCACGGTCAACCAGTACCGGGAGTTCGTTGGACCAAGAAATGAAGATCGCTTCCCGGAATTTGTCTCGACTGACCTGCAGGTCTGGCGCCGTGTTCACTTACCCATTCGGGAGATGCACGCGCGAATCGGCGCCGGCGCGTACAACCTATTCAATCGCGACAACTATCGCGATGTTCAAAACGATGTAGACAGCGCACGATTCGGCGAGTTCTTCAACGGTCCCGCCCGGACATTCCACGGCAAATTCGTACTGGAGTTTTAG
- a CDS encoding alpha/beta fold hydrolase yields MVQHRADHPRTGKVRTVVYDRAGLGKSDANPRPYRVQDEATALRRALDRCDIKGPIILVPHSYGGFISEITASEDKRVRGLVMVDANVPSFFDDKEAALISARYTPLAKDLIKERPNLGRNLLRQDQAYPATARYMRRVHVPLDLPAIDITAEHTWVDIPAELSAMRRAHAEFVAASSNRVAVFAKGSGHYVSRDQPEIVINAVLRLASQIQQQPSPPKRSAAIALAQSHSPVQTPRGMAEVKVAPDEPSFSKVDALIRDYVGKGVPSIAIAVTQHGRIIWEEAVGLADRDERIAATVDTPYYLASVSKTITATALMKLVQDGKVSLDAPVNDYLGEAKLTSQTWNPADATIKRMATHTAGLTSYDRSCLLNDAECKTDAADLIQRYGVIVWRPGDQFDYSNADYGILGEVIAHSYRGNFAGAIQKSVFEPLRMNHCFLDNDLKKMRSAALRYDSSQSERSSPPQRSSTPGASAIYCSVRDLAQFGMFSLKDHLETQKSILSDHSIDEMQKPLVDTDDGGSYGLGWWIQSDLNGYRGVLAQGGTRDATAYLQLIPSQDISVAMLWNTGTSDGSEVMEQVLAALRPPAQDTASHTSASEVPSQSSSTKPLQPVIGTWVGLVHTYKGDVPLTIVIDPSGGGSAQLGPEPVVHIPHFRFAGNAVKCSLSGFPGLGDTGPDPYDIDFKLYAVGEALVGAARTQTRPPSEDTSQLFYSVRLQRAASGDGRSSSSR; encoded by the coding sequence GTGGTCCAGCATAGAGCCGATCATCCGCGAACGGGTAAAGTGAGGACCGTAGTTTACGACCGCGCGGGATTGGGAAAGAGCGACGCGAATCCGCGGCCCTACCGGGTCCAGGATGAGGCGACGGCACTTCGACGCGCTCTCGACCGATGCGATATAAAGGGGCCCATTATCCTGGTGCCCCATTCGTACGGAGGCTTTATCAGCGAGATCACCGCCTCAGAAGACAAGCGAGTCAGAGGTCTCGTAATGGTAGATGCGAACGTCCCTTCATTCTTTGACGATAAAGAAGCCGCGCTCATCTCCGCGCGCTATACGCCTCTAGCGAAAGATCTAATAAAGGAAAGACCCAACCTGGGCCGTAATCTGCTCCGGCAGGATCAGGCCTATCCGGCTACGGCACGCTACATGCGTCGCGTTCACGTACCGTTGGACCTGCCCGCAATCGATATCACTGCCGAGCACACCTGGGTTGACATACCTGCCGAGCTTTCGGCGATGCGCCGCGCGCATGCTGAGTTCGTCGCGGCATCCTCAAACCGTGTGGCGGTCTTTGCGAAAGGGAGTGGGCACTACGTCTCTCGAGACCAACCCGAGATCGTGATCAATGCTGTACTCCGTCTAGCTTCCCAAATACAACAGCAACCGTCGCCGCCGAAGCGCTCGGCGGCGATAGCACTTGCGCAATCCCACTCGCCCGTGCAGACACCCCGCGGCATGGCTGAAGTTAAAGTAGCTCCGGATGAACCCTCTTTCTCGAAGGTGGATGCGCTGATCCGTGACTACGTCGGTAAAGGCGTGCCGTCCATTGCGATCGCAGTCACGCAGCACGGAAGGATAATCTGGGAGGAAGCAGTTGGATTGGCGGATCGTGATGAACGTATCGCTGCCACGGTCGACACCCCCTACTATCTGGCTTCCGTCTCAAAGACAATAACAGCGACGGCTCTAATGAAATTGGTACAAGACGGTAAAGTGAGCCTTGATGCGCCGGTCAACGACTATTTGGGCGAAGCAAAGCTGACTAGTCAGACATGGAATCCGGCAGATGCGACGATCAAACGGATGGCAACCCATACTGCGGGACTCACCTCTTACGACCGCAGTTGCCTGCTAAACGATGCTGAATGCAAGACTGACGCAGCTGATCTGATTCAACGTTATGGAGTGATCGTATGGCGGCCTGGTGACCAATTCGACTATAGCAACGCTGATTACGGGATATTAGGCGAGGTCATTGCACATTCTTATCGTGGCAACTTCGCGGGAGCGATTCAGAAGAGCGTGTTTGAACCTCTGAGGATGAACCATTGCTTCCTAGACAACGATCTGAAGAAGATGCGCTCGGCGGCACTTCGTTACGATTCCTCCCAATCGGAGCGCTCTAGTCCCCCTCAGCGTTCTTCAACGCCAGGTGCATCCGCGATCTATTGCAGCGTCCGTGATCTTGCTCAATTCGGCATGTTTTCACTGAAGGATCATCTTGAAACTCAGAAATCAATTCTTTCGGATCATTCGATCGACGAGATGCAGAAGCCGCTTGTCGATACGGATGACGGCGGAAGCTACGGTCTAGGCTGGTGGATTCAAAGCGATCTAAACGGATATCGTGGTGTTTTGGCGCAAGGGGGAACGCGCGACGCGACGGCATATCTCCAGCTCATTCCGTCCCAGGATATATCGGTAGCTATGCTGTGGAACACTGGGACAAGCGATGGCAGCGAAGTTATGGAACAGGTTCTGGCGGCACTCCGGCCGCCTGCTCAAGACACCGCGAGTCACACTTCCGCTTCCGAAGTTCCCTCACAATCCTCTTCTACGAAACCACTACAACCGGTGATCGGTACCTGGGTTGGGCTGGTCCACACCTATAAGGGAGACGTCCCGCTAACTATAGTCATAGATCCTTCAGGCGGCGGTTCGGCGCAGCTGGGCCCCGAGCCTGTAGTGCACATTCCTCATTTTAGATTCGCTGGAAACGCGGTTAAGTGTTCTCTATCCGGATTTCCGGGGTTGGGCGACACGGGACCGGATCCTTATGACATCGATTTCAAGCTGTATGCCGTGGGAGAAGCTCTTGTTGGAGCAGCAAGAACCCAAACACGACCGCCTTCGGAAGACACGTCCCAATTGTTTTACAGTGTGAGGCTGCAAAGAGCTGCTTCCGGTGACGGTAGAAGCTCGTCATCTCGTTAG